A portion of the Punica granatum isolate Tunisia-2019 chromosome 7, ASM765513v2, whole genome shotgun sequence genome contains these proteins:
- the LOC116214378 gene encoding antifungal protein ginkbilobin-like protein, with amino-acid sequence MGTASHNYIKKIIIVAIGIFSIGSGVIFVNGKLDTTIKSTICSADKYDNDHGTYDRGMRFVLGRLTTDTSHVGYDYYIASPGPPIYDYVYARGVCEDKLTQEYCDSCMRVAVANVVNYCYMSTGAQIQLGDCYVRYEDYPFDH; translated from the coding sequence ATGGGCACGGCTTCTCATAATTATATCAAGAAGATTATTATCGTTGCAATTGGGATATTCTCTATTGGCAGTGGGGTAATTTTTGTTAACGGTAAGCTTGATACGACCATTAAGAGCACCATTTGCAGTGCCGATAAATATGATAATGATCACGGTACTTATGACCGTGGCATGAGGTTTGTTCTGGGTCGTTTGACAACCGACACATCACACGTCGGTTACGACTACTACATCGCCTCTCCAGGGCCACCAATATATGATTATGTGTATGCTCGTGGAGTTTGCGAGGATAAATTGACGCAAGAATACTGCGATTCATGTATGCGTGTTGCTGTTGCCAACGTGGTCAACTACTGTTACATGAGCACAGGGGCCCAAATTCAACTTGGAGACTGTTACGTGAGGTATGAGGATTATCCTTTTGATCATTAA
- the LOC116214244 gene encoding endoplasmic reticulum oxidoreductin-2-like: MVEEINDQQQQKKKAVKEQGPTRQWGLWAVGAVCVVLLAVAVAVRWGADSRIDSFGVTENHGDYTNKPCNCAKGTHKYSGVVEDCCCEYETVDHLNEDLLHPLLQELVKTPFFRYFKVKLWCDCPFWLDDGMCRLRDCSVCECPENEFPESLKHPSHRVLSSDDLMCQEGKPQAAVDRTLDKNTFRGWSETDNPWTNDDETDNAEMTYVNLLLNPERYTGYSGPSARRIWDAIYSENCPKYPSKELCQEERILYKLISGLHSSISVHIASDYLLDEATNTWGQNLTLLYDRVLKYPDRVRNLYFTFLFVLRAVTKAADYLEHADYRTGNPDEDLKAHSLMRQLLYNPTLQSACPIPFDEAKLWKGQSGPELKQRIQKQFRNISAIMDCVGCEKCRLWGKLQVLGLGTALKILFSVDVQEQSGHALQLQRNELIALMNLLNRLSESVKFVREMGPTAEAICGGDKPHLLDKQSCPLHRMWSSLKMR; encoded by the exons ATGGTGGAGGAGATTAATgatcagcagcagcagaagaagaaggctGTTAAGGAGCAAGGCCCGACGCGACAATGGGGTTTATGGGCAGTTGGGGCCGTCTGTGTTGTGTTGCTGGCGGTGGCGGTGGCGGTGAGGTGGGGAGCTGATTCAAGGATCGATTCCTTTGGGGTCACCGAGAATCATGGTGATTATACTAACAAGCCCTGTAACTGTGCTAAG GGCACACACAAATATAGTGGTGTAGTTGAGGACTGTTGTTGTGAATATGAAACTGTAGACCATCTCAACGAGGATCTCTTGCATCCTCTTCTCCAAGAGCTCGTCAAGACACCATTTTTCCGGTATTTCAAG GTCAAGTTATGGTGTGACTGCCCATTCTGGCTTGATGATGGAATGTGCCGGTTGAGGGATTGTAGTGTCTGTGAGTGCCCTGAGAATGAGTTCCCTGAATCACTTAAACACCCCTCACATCGTGTCCTTTCTTCTGATGATCTCATGTGTCAAGAAGGAAAGCCTCAGGCTGCTGTAGATCGCACGCTTGATAAAAATACTTTCAGGGGATGGTCAGAGACGGATAATCCTTGGACAAATGACGATGAAACGGACAACG CTGAGATGACCTATGTGAATCTTCTACTGAATCCTGAGCGCTATACGGGTTACTCTGGCCCTTCTGCTAGAAGAATATGGGATGCTATTTACTCTGAAAACTGTCCCAAAT ATCCATCCAAGGAATTGTGCCAAGAGGAAAGAATATTGTACAAACTGATATCAGGTCTTCATTCTTCCATATCTGTTCACATCGCCTCAGACTATCTGCTTGATGAGGCCACAAACACG TGGGGCCAAAATCTCACATTGCTCTATGATCGAGTCTTAAAATACCCAGATCGTGTCCGAAACTTGTACTTCACTTTCCTTTTTGTCCTCCGAGCTGTGACTAAG GCTGCGGACTATTTGGAACATGCCGACTACCGTACTGGAAATCCTGATGAGGACCTGAAGGCTCACTCACTGATGAGACAGCTGCTTTATAATCCGACCCTTCAATCTGCATGCCCAATCCCCTTTGATGAAGCGAAGCTTTGGAAAGGACAGAGCGGGCCCGAGCTGAAGCAGAGGATACAGAAGCAGTTCAGAAACATCAG CGCGATAATGGACTGTGTGGGATGTGAAAAGTGTCGGCTTTGGGGAAAACTTCAGGTCCTTGGTCTTGGGACTGCATTGAAGATTCTCTTCTCTGTTGATGTCCAGGAGCAATCAGGTCATGCT CTGCAGTTGCAGAGGAACGAACTGATAGCCCTGATGAACCTTCTCAATCGACTATCGGAATCCGTCAAATTCGTGAGGGAGATGGGCCCAACAGCTGAAGCCATTTGCGGAGGCGACAAACCTCATTTGCTGGACAAGCAGAGTTGCCCGCTCCACCGGATGTGGTCCTCACTTAAAATGAGGTAG
- the LOC116212776 gene encoding pentatricopeptide repeat-containing protein At1g06140, mitochondrial-like, whose product MLHFQRSSFPPFLLLLGRHRRLLLPLRYPVAQPRQLTTLTSLFNLCTSPKHLQQVHTRFILHGLHQNPSVCSELINCYASLGLLETSEKVFGSIIGSPSANIYGAMIRNLPKSGEFERILLLYRELVQNGMLLDEGSYPFVLHSCSCLSDVGSGMGIHGQLMKLGLDSTDSVATGLLEMYRNWGRLGIVEQVDVDISPIRGLKNDWNSLIYDASRSGNPEAVFSIFSRMRAAGARIDSGSVVNLLRSCVDSSSLGRGRLVHSLAVVSGLSGNLSVNTALLYVYAKLGSLDSVQLLFDKMPDRNCVVWNITISAFTQKGYPKKSMDLLRSMVGSRLRPDLFTVMAFVPAVSQLKSINHGKELHTYIIRNCLGYQVSVDNSMIGMYCECNHLDYALKVFDVLAEKKTEVSWSTMIKGYVANDQALDALSLFSKMRSEGVEVDFVTVINILPAYVNIGALEQVRYLHSYTIKSGLVSLPSVRTAILVSYAKCGSIDIAKELFDGEEDIGSCKDVISWNAMISAYARHGNWPECFDLYDRMKRSELSPDHMTFLGLLTACVNSGRVEEGKEHFRDMTTAYGLVPGQEHYASMVDLLGRSGRISEAKELISSMPFEPDARVWGPLLSACRAHSETQLAELAAEKLIGMEPENAGNYVLLSNVYAASGKWEEVAKMRRFLRDKCLKKNLGCSWVEINGTMNEFQVADRSHEKWEDIYGMLENLELESKGQEGEVL is encoded by the coding sequence atgctccatttccaacggTCATCTTTCcctccctttcttcttcttcttggtcGTCAtcgtcgtcttcttcttcctctgcgCTATCCCGTCGCCCAACCGAGGCAGCTCACCACTCTCACCTCCCTCTTTAACCTCTGCACCAGCCCAAAACACCTCCAGCAGGTCCACACCAGGTTCATCCTCCATGGCCTTCACCAGAACCCATCTGTCTGTTCCGAGCTCATCAACTGCTACGCCAGCCTCGGCCTCCTCGAGACCTCCGAGAAGGTCTTCGGGTCGATCATCGGTAGCCCAAGTGCTAATATTTATGGTGCCATGATAAGGAATTTGCCAAAAAGCGGTGAATTTGAGAGAATCCTTCTGCTTTACCGAGAATTGGTGCAGAACGGGATGTTATTGGACGAAGGTTCATACCCTTTTGTGTTGCATTCGTGTTCTTGCTTGTCGGATGTTGGAAGTGGGATGGGAATTCATGGGCAGCTAATGAAATTGGGTCTTGATTCGACTGACTCTGTCGCCACGGGTTTGCTGGAAATGTACAGAAACTGGGGTCGTCTCGGCATCGTCGAGCAAGTTGATGTCGATATAAGCCCCATCAGGGGTCTCAAGAACGATTGGAATTCTTTAATTTATGATGCTTCTCGGAGTGGAAATCCTGAGGCTGTATTTAGCATTTTCAGCAGAATGAGGGCGGCGGGTGCCAGGATCGATTCCGGCAGTGTAGTCAACTTGTTGAGGTCTTGTGTTGATTCGAGCTCATTGGGACGGGGCAGACTTGTTCATTCGCTCGCTGTTGTCAGCGGTTTAAGTGGAAATCTGTCGGTGAATACTGCTCTGCTGTACGTGTACGCAAAACTGGGAAGTCTAGACAGCGTCCAGTTGTTGTTTGATAAAATGCCTGACAGGAATTGCGTCGTGTGGAATATCACCATATCAGCTTTTACACAAAAAGGTTACCCAAAGAAATCCATGGATCTATTGCGCTCAATGGTTGGATCGAGGCTTCGGCCCGATTTATTTACTGTGATGGCTTTTGTTCCTGCAGTTTCGCAGCTGAAATCCATTAACCACGGAAAAGAATTGCACACCTACATTATTAGGAATTGCTTAGGCTATCAAGTCTCGGTTGATAACTCTATGATTGGCATGTACTGTGAATGTAATCACTTGGACTATGCTCTAAAGGTCTTCGATGTGTTGGCAGAAAAGAAGACTGAGGTTTCTTGGAGCACTATGATTAAAGGGTATGTAGCAAACGATCAAGCTCTGGATGCTCTGTCTCTCTTCTCGAAGATGAGATCAGAGGGAGTGGAAGTTGATTTTGTGACAGTTATCAACATCTTGCCTGCATATGTGAACATCGGAGCCTTGGAACAAGTGAGGTATCTCCACAGCTATACAATAAAGTCAGGTCTCGTGTCACTTCCATCAGTTAGGACTGCCATTCTTGTTAGCTACGCAAAGTGCGGGTCTATAGATATCGCAAAGGAGCTTTTTGATGGGGAGGAAGACATCGGCAGCTGCAAAGATGTAATTTCATGGAACGCCATGATTAGTGCATATGCTAGGCACGGGAACTGGCCCGAGTGTTTTGATCTGTATGATAGAATGAAGCGATCAGAGCTGAGTCCCGACCACATGACCTTCCTTGGGCTGCTCACAGCCTGTGTAAATTCAGGGCGAGTGGAAGAAGGGAAGGAGCATTTTAGGGATATGACCACAGCTTACGGGCTTGTGCCGGGCCAAGAACACTATGCCAGCATGGTGGATCTCTTGGGCCGTTCAGGGAGAATCAGTGAGGCAAAGGAGCTCATAAGCTCCATGCCTTTTGAGCCCGATGCTCGGGTGTGGGGACCGTTGCTGAGTGCCTGTAGGGCCCACTCAGAGACTCAACTAGCAGAGTTAGCAGCTGAAAAGCTGATAGGAATGGAGCCTGAGAATGCGGGGAACTATGTTCTGTTATCAAATGTTTATGCAGCCTCCGGGAAGTGGGAGGAAGTTGCTAAGATGAGGAGGTTTTTGAGGGACAAGTGCTTGAAGAAAAACCTAGGATGCAGTTGGGTGGAGATTAACGGGACAATGAATGAGTTTCAAGTAGCTGATCGGTCCCATGAGAAATGGGAGGATATATATGGAATGTTAGAGAACTTGGAGTTGGAAAGCAAGGGGCAAGAAGGGGAAGTTCTATAA
- the LOC116214245 gene encoding uncharacterized protein LOC116214245: MAEHPEPPAAQPSSPTPDGADRSPSAPADPPTPPLLAFDPSRMIGIIRRKAMVKDLAAAYHAECLASCQELSELQKKWDEPYIELKPPEENRKEPSRHSKRQKKSR; this comes from the exons ATGGCCGAGCATCCGGAACCGCCGGCTGCACAACCTTCGTCGCCGACTCCCGATGGGGCCGATCGCTCCCCCTCCGCCCCAGCTGACCCGCCAACGCCCCCCCTGCTGGCGTTCGATCCCAGTCGAA TGATCGGCATAATCAGAAGGAAAGCCATGGTAAAGGACTTAGCTGCAGCGTACCATGCAGAATGTCTTGCATCTTGCCAAGAActctcggagcttcagaagaaATGGGATGAG CCTTACATAGAGCTAAAACCTCCTGAGGAGAACCGGAAAGAACCGTCGAGACATTCCAAACGCCAGAAGAAATCTCGTTAG